In bacterium, the genomic window AAAAATATTAATCTAAGCAGCAAAGTAAGCAATTTTATCAGTCATAATAGTAATATAGGCAGTATAAAAGGAGCTTTTAACCTTACCAAAAGCGGATATGTTCCTTATTCAGTCTCAAGCGGTTCTATTGATGCCAACGGTTATGCTTCATTTATTTCTAAAGTAGATAATTCAACGGTAACAATACAGGCTACAAGTACAAATATTGTTTTAATTTATCCGGATTCCTCACAGGAAATAATACCGGCAGACCAAAACGTTGCTTCTATTGCTGATAGTTCAACAACCGTATTTATTAAAGAAAAAAATAACGATATAGTTCAAAAAGCCACCGGCGTTACGGAAAGTTATCAAGTACCTTCAGGCGGCTCCGACGGAGATTATTGGTTACAAATATCCGTTAAACCTTATAAACCTTTTAAAAAAATATCGGGAGTGTGGACAGAAACACAATTTGTAAAGCTCGGAGAAGCGACAAAAACATCTGGTACTCTTGGAACGCCTATAAGTTATGCCTTTAACGGGCAATGTATTTCTCTAGAATACACAGGGGCAACCTCAACAACAACAGTTATAAATCATAATATCGGAACAACAAAAATAAAAACAAAAGCTATGGCAAGATGCGCTACCGTAGATGGTTCTTATGCCGTTAATGATATTGGAGAAGTCTTTACAGGATCAGATCCCGCAATAATGGATCAATATGGGACAGTAGTCCATTTTATACATGGAAGAGCGCCAATAACAAAAATCACTAAAAATACTTTATCTGTTAGTATATCTTCATTTTTTCTGACAGATATTGAACCTTCAAGAGGTGTAACAGCGCAAACAGCAGGTTCTTGGAAAATATACACAATTTCAGAAAGGGCATTTTAATATGTTGAAAAATTGCAGAATTTTAAATAAAAATACAAATGAATTATTTTTTGGTCAAATAGATACCGAATTTGAAAATTTATCGGAATATGAACTTGCTGAAATTCCCGATGATCAAAAATTATACAAATTTGAAAACGGACAAATTGTTGAGTATGCCGAAAATCAAACAGAAAATCATAATTCTTTAATAATTCAGCAAATACATCAAATAGAAGCATCGCAAAGCAGGGCTTCAAGAGAAGCCATTTTGTACGGTGATAAAACAAGGCTTGAACAGTATGAACAGCAAATAATAAATCTAAGAAATCAGATAACTAATTAAAAAAATAAAAATAAAAATTTTGTTATTCTCCGGCAATAAACTTTGTTATAAGATGTTGCTGGAGTTTTTATTTTTTGAATACAAATTTAAATAAAAGGAGAATGTTATGAAAAAAGTTTATTTTATTTTTGGAATATTAATTATTGCAGATTTATTTTATTTTTCTTTTGTAAATCACGGTCCTTCTTTAACACTTAATTATAAACCTTTGATTAACGGTATTCCGGTTGATTCGGGCTGGATATATTTAATTATCGGTTTATATGGCGTTTTAGCAGGCTTTTTGCTCACTTATTCAAAAAATATTGAACTTAAAGAAAAAATTAAAAAATTATCAAGAAATGTCGAAAAAACTTCTATAGTGTCAGAAGAAAGTTCTGATAAAGTAAAAGCACTTGAAGCTAAAATTCAGACTCTTGAAACTGCTTTAAAAGAAGCTTTGAATAAAAATTAATAGTATTATAAAATATAGTTGTATAATAACTATTACTTTTTCGGGAAAATAGGCATAATATCGGGAGATACCAACATGGCAAAGGCAATTAATTGGCCTAAAGAATTTTATGACGAAGTGATTTCAGAGGACATGGAATCTGTAAGAATAGCAATTAGACCCGGAAGTCTTTATTTTGATAATTGTTATTATACTCCTGACGAGGTTGTTGATATCAGGGTTGATCATAAAATTGTCAGACAAGGCATTATAGTGGGCGATCTTGAACTTGTAAAAATAAAAGATATCTCTGATGAAAATTTGGCAAAATATAAAAAAAGCATGTCGAATAAAAAAGATTTGATAGATTTTTTGTCAAAAAATTATAATCAACAGATAAATGACGATGATGAAGTGACTTTAATAACTTATAAAAATCTTGAAATAGCAGCTCCTGACGACGATGATCCCCACATGTAAAAAATATGTTAAATTTTGTAAATTGTATGTGCGTCAACTATGAATTTTTTGTTATCACGAGTTTTAAGTAATTAGATAAAAGAAAACAAATTTAAAGCGTGAGGGAAATTAAGAAATAAACGGGTCTAAAAAATGAAAAGTATGAAAAATTTAAAGTTCACCAATGAACTAAAAGGTATCGGTCCAAAGTTACGATGGTTTTTGTTTACCCAGATGCAGGATCTCAAATTAACATCAGAGTACATTAATTTTATTTGTCCTGATTCCGGTAGAAAAAACAATGAAATGTCCAATCCGATTGAAAGTTTGGAAAAAATGGTGAAACAGGCGCTTATTAGAGAGTTTTCGCCAGAAATTCAGAATTTAAAGTCATTTGATCTTCTTGTGGCTACTGTCATGCATAACATTCAGGTAAAAGCACTTCAAGGCGATGTCGTAACCGATGAAGAGCTGGATCTTGATTAAAAAACCGTTTTGATTTAAATTTTAAACTTTAAATTTTGAAAGATTATCATTCTTTTTTCCCAAAAATCCATTTTTTTGCTAAATTGTTATTATACAGCTCCAAAAAAATAATTGTTTGGTTTAGGTAATAAGTTTAATAAGGATTGTAAGATAGCAATGGCAAATAAGTTTGCAAAAGTCAAACCGGAAAGTTACAACAAATTTAAAAAAATATTTCAATATTTCGTAATTTATTTTATAAGTTATCCGTTTTTTAAAATTTTTTTTAGGGTAGAAATTAACGGCAGGGAAAATGTTCCAAAAGACGGAGCATATATAGTTGCATCAAATCACTCTTCTTATTTTGATCCGTTTATAGTTTGTCTGGCAACAAAAAGGTCTGTAGCTTTTATGGCAAAAGAAGAACTGTTTCATGTGCCTGTTCTTTCCCCGATTATTCAAGCTTTGGGTGCTTTTTCCGTCAATAGAGAAAAGCTTGAAATTTCAACAATTAAATCCGCAAAAGATGTTTTATCCAAAACAAAATGGCTTTTAGGAATTTTCCCTGAAGGAACAAGAGTAAAAGCTAAAAAAGTAGGCAAAATAAATTCAGGTTTTGGCTATCTTGCAAAAACAACAAAAACAAAAGTGCTTCCTGTCGGAATAGACTTTAGAAGACCTTTTTGTCCGTTTTTTGGGAAACTTGTTGTAAGAATAGGTCCGTTAATAGAAGTTTCCAGCAATCCTGAAGAACTACTTGATAAGTGGGGAAAGTCAATTTCTGAGCTTACAGGTTTTTATTACAGCAAAGAAGATTCTATACAAAGCGAAACTGATACGGCTACAGATTCTACACCTGCTTAATAATTAGTAAAAGAAGTTTTATTTTGGTTTGTTGTATTAGTGTCTGTTGAATCAGCAGTATCTGTGCTGTTGCCATCATAAAATACCGATATATTCGAAGCTTTAAAGTCACATAATTCTTTTTTCTTGTCTTCAATTTCTTTATTAAATTTATAAGTGTTTATTTCTGCTTGAGAAACATGCCCGTCATGATTTGTATCTATTTTATTAAAATTTTGGATTACTTCATCAAGTAGTTTTTTAGAAGTATTTACCGAATTACCTGTCTGCCCCGATAAGGTTTTTAGCTGGGCATAAGTTAAGCCTTGTTTATCAATAGAATTTAGCAAATTAGTGAGTTCTTCTTTTGAAATGAACTGGTTCTGATTTGTATCTATATTGTTAAAATTGAGTTTTAACAGGTCAGAAAAAGGCAAATCTGATGTTGCAATCTGGTTTTGATTTACAAAATCTCCAAGGGAAATTCCGTTTAGATTAGTCTTGTCTAGTGTGTCATAAACTCTTTGCAAGCCGAATTTTGCATTTAAGAATAACTGGTTTGAATTATATTTGTCCAACATGGCAAATTCCCCACTTTGGTTACAAAGCTAATTATAATTATATTTTTAAAAAAATCACCATATGTTTGAGTTATTTTTGAAGTGATTTGTTTATATGGAGGTTGTAATCAGTTCAAGGACTTTGTTGACGGCTTCATCTTTTGGAACGATTGTCATTTCGCCTGTTGAGCGGATTTTTATTTCAACATTACCCTCAGTTATGGTTTTTCCGACAGTTATTCTTACAGGAATACCTATTAAATCAGCATCTTTGAATTTTACTCCTGCTCTTTCAGATCTGTCATCAATGATAACTTCAATATTTTTCTCTGTAAGCTCTTTATAGAAAGCTTCTGCTGTTTCCATCTGAAGCGTATCATTTATATTTACGGGAACTATAATTACATGATACGGTGCTATAGCCATAGGCCATTTGATTCCATTTTCATCATGATATCTTTCAATAGCAGCCGCAGCAGTTCTTGAAACACCGATTCCGTAACAGCCCATAATAAAAGGGTTTTCTTTGCCGGTTTCATCCGTAAAAGTTGCTTTCATTTTTTTGGAATATTTTGTCCCGAGTTTAAAAATGTTCCCAACTTCGATTCCTTTGGTAATATCAAGTTTTCCGCTGCAGTTAGGACAGATTTCACCTGCCTCGGCAAGCCTGATATCGGTTAATGTTTTAGGAAGATCAATATCTTTGCCCCAGTTAGCCCCGACTAAATGCACATCAGCTTTGTTAATTCCAACCACAAAGTTCTTTAAGTCCGCTATGCTGTTATCGCCTATAATTTGAACATTAAGTCCTTTTGATCCGATAAAGCCTGTTTCTAATTCAAGATTAAATTTTTCTCCCAGTTCTTTTACGTCTGCTTCTGTTGCAATTCTCAATTCATTTGCATTAAGAGCATTTTTGAGTTTAATTTCTTCTATTGTCTTATCGCCTCTGATAAGAGCAAGAACATATCTTTGGTCTGCCACATATACAAGTGATTTACAGATAACAGAAGGTGGAATATTCAAGAACTGTGATAAAGTTTCGATGGTTTTTACATTAGGAGTATCAACTTCTCTGGCTTCTGTAAATTTGCCGTCAGTTTCCGCAGGAAGCATTTTTGACTCGGCTCTGTTTGAATTTGCCGCATAACCGCAGGAATCGCAAAAAAGAACATCGTTTTCTCCGCTGTCAGTTCTGGTTAGTACCATAAACTCATGGCTTACGCTCCCGCCTATCGCTCCTGAATCGCTTCGTACCATTTTTGTTTCGAGTCCGCATCTGTTGAAAATATTTATATAAGCTTCGGTCATCTTTTGGTAAGAAACATCAAGACCTTCTTCATCAGCGTCAAAGCTGTAAGCATCTTTCATTATAAATTCTTTGCCTCTTAAAAGTCCGAATCTTGGTCTTATTTCGTCCCTGAATTTGTCCTGAATCTGATATAAGTTGACAGGAAGCTGCCTGTAAGATTTAATTTCATCTCTTGCGAGGGCTGTAATAATTTCTTCGTGTGTTGGTCCAAGCGCACACATTTTTCCATGCCTGTCTTTGAGGCGCATTAGTTCTTTTCCATAGACTTCCCATCTTCCTGATTCCTGCCATAGTTCTTCAGGTTGAAGTATAGGAAGAAGCAATTCTTGTGCATCTTTGGCATCCATTTCTTCACGGATTATATTTTCAATTTTTTTAAGCACTCTGTACATAAGAGGCATGTATGTATAAATTCCGCTGGTTGTTTTTCTTATATAGCCTGCCCGTATAAGTAGCTGGTGGCTGATTACTTCTGCATCAGCCGGAGTTTCTCTTAATGTGTTAAAAAACAGTTTTGACATTTTCATGATAAATAACCCTTTAAAAAAAATTTAAATATGTTAAAATAAAAAGGTGGATAGGCAGGGAGCGCTAACTCCCGTTTACTCTATTCATTTATTAAAATGGTTATTATTTTTAAGATTAGCTCTAGAATTTCTAGGGCTTTTCTTATTATTTTATTCCCATCTATCATAAGCATCACCACCTTTGCTAAGAAATTTTTACGATTTGCAGTCGTAGCTTAGCGGTAGCGATTAGAGTGCCTACCCGAAAATAATTATACAATTAAAAATTAAAATAATAAACGCACCGGGTAAAAATCCGGTGCGTCTTACTCTGTAGAAAATTTTACTTGTTTAATTCGGAAAGAACTTCCTCTGTAATGTCTTTTCCTCCCATAATGATATTGTCTTTCTTGAAAATAAAATCGATTTTTTTATGGTCAGCAACTTTTTTTACTGTAGTGATAATATTGTTCTGAAGTGCCTGCACGTTTTTTTCGTAATCAGCTTTAAAAACATTATTTTTTTGCTGAATTTCTTCGCTTAATTTTTTTTCAAGTTCGGCTCGTTCCGTATCTGTTTTAGCTTCGCCAACCTGAGTTCTTGCTTCTGTTATCATTTTTTGAATTTCATTCTGCTGGTCTTTAATTTCGTTGGTAATTTCCTGCGCTTTTGTATAATTTCCAAGAATTTTAGTCATATCAACAAAACCGATTGTTTGTGAAGCAGATGCTCCCAAATTTGCACAAAACATTGTTCCAATTACCGAAAGTGAAATAATAAACTTTTTCATAACAATCTCCTCTTTAATCTATTTATACTAAAACGAGTTTATATTTTCGAAAACTCATCATTTCCGAAAATAACGCTCCTACTGACGAATACCGCTTTTCTGCCGGTTGTTAAAATCCTGAATTTATTGTTGAAGCGGTATATAAATTAAATTACTAAATAAATTAAAAATAAAGTGATTTAGTGGTATTTTAGCCGGCTGTAACTAAACTATAGCCAGCAGAATTAGTTTGGTTAATTAAAAAATTATTTTATTTTTCGTCTATAAGATATAATTCTGCGAGAAGTTCAACGGGGTGATAGATTGGTATTGTTGAGTTTTTTTCTGTTAATCCCTGAGAAAGGCCTATTTTGCAACCTGCACAGCTTGTGCAAACTATATCTGCTTTAGTATTAATTATATTTTGAGCTTTTTCCGATGAAATTGCCTTTGATATTTCAGGTTGTGAAATACAAAAAGTTCCTGCTGCTCCGCAGCATACGTCAGAGTCTTTCATTTCTCGAAAATCTATCCCCTGTATTTTTTTAAGTATTTTTCTCGGCTCTTCAAATACTTTCTGGAATCTTTTTAAGTGGCACGGGTCATGATAAGTTATTTTTTTATTAATTTCAGCGTTTTCAGGAATGTAAAGTTCTCTTTCGGCAAGGAATTTATTAATATTTATTGTTTTTTCAGTAAGGAGTCGGGCTTTATTGACAAGTTCCTGACGGACAAAATCAGGGTAAAATTCCCAAACAGAACCGCATGAAGCACAGTCTGTAATTATATAGTCAACATTATCAGGAATCTGGTTTAAATTATTTTCTGCAAGCTCAGAAAAGCTTTTGTAATCTCCGGCACTTCTTGCTGCTATTCCGCAACAGGTAAAGTTTTTTGGAATATTTACCTTGAAACCGTTTTTTTCAAGCACCATTAAGACAGCATTTTTGACACTGGAGTTTACATAGTTGTTTATACAGCCGGGAAAATAAATTATATTGATACTTGATGGTTGTTTTAGCGGTTTAAGTTTGTTGTATTTTATGTGTTCTTTGAGCTGCGAGTTAAATAAATTTAAAAAATTAATAATTAATTTTGGTTTTTTAAAAATGCCTGCAAGATTCTTCGGGATAAAACCCTCAAAAAAAGAAAAGATAAATCTATAAGCGTCTAGTATCATTTTAAGCAAACCCAGCCTAAAGTTTGACTTGAAATTAGCGAGTATAAATCCTTTAATAAAGCCTATTCCGTTGACTTTCGCACTTTCATGCCTTGCTGCTGATATGATTTCTTCTGCCGAAATACCGCTCGGGCAAAAATCATAACAAGCTTTGCAGCCAAGACAAAGTTCAAGGTTTTTAGCGACTTTTTTATTGAATTTCAATTTACCGTTGATTATACCGTTTAAAAGAGTAAATTTGCCTCTTGAAACAGAAGTTTCCAGGCCAGTTGCTTTATAAACGGGGCAAACTGACTGGCATAAGCCGCATTTTGTGCATTTATACACATCTTCCGCATAGTTATTTAAGCTTTTAAAATTTGTTTTTTTTTCACTCATGGAAAATCTTGCCCGGGTTTAAAATGTTTTTAGGGTCAAAAAGTTTTTTAATCTCTTTCATATACTTGATAGAATTTTCATCAAGAGCTTTTTTCATAAAGCTTGACTTTAACATACCGATTCCATGTTCTCCGGATAAAGATCCGCCAAGCTCTATAGCGGCATCAAATAGTTCTTCGGCAGCTTTTTCAAAGTTTTCTGCCTCTTTTTTGTCTCTCAAGTCCAGCGAGAAATTGGGGTGAATATTGCCGTCTCCGGCATGTCCCATAATACAGACCGTTAAATTATATTTGTCAGAAATTTTTCTTATTTTACTTATGAATTCGGGGATTTTATCTCTGGGGACAACAGCATCTTCCGTTAAGACATTTGGTCTTAGTCTTGCGACTGCTCCAAATGCGGATCTTCTGGCAAACCATATTTCGTCTGCTTCTTGCTGATTTTTGGAAACTCTTATGTTTTTAGCCC contains:
- a CDS encoding lysophospholipid acyltransferase family protein; translation: MANKFAKVKPESYNKFKKIFQYFVIYFISYPFFKIFFRVEINGRENVPKDGAYIVASNHSSYFDPFIVCLATKRSVAFMAKEELFHVPVLSPIIQALGAFSVNREKLEISTIKSAKDVLSKTKWLLGIFPEGTRVKAKKVGKINSGFGYLAKTTKTKVLPVGIDFRRPFCPFFGKLVVRIGPLIEVSSNPEELLDKWGKSISELTGFYYSKEDSIQSETDTATDSTPA
- a CDS encoding EF-hand domain-containing protein encodes the protein MLDKYNSNQLFLNAKFGLQRVYDTLDKTNLNGISLGDFVNQNQIATSDLPFSDLLKLNFNNIDTNQNQFISKEELTNLLNSIDKQGLTYAQLKTLSGQTGNSVNTSKKLLDEVIQNFNKIDTNHDGHVSQAEINTYKFNKEIEDKKKELCDFKASNISVFYDGNSTDTADSTDTNTTNQNKTSFTNY
- a CDS encoding proline--tRNA ligase, which gives rise to MKMSKLFFNTLRETPADAEVISHQLLIRAGYIRKTTSGIYTYMPLMYRVLKKIENIIREEMDAKDAQELLLPILQPEELWQESGRWEVYGKELMRLKDRHGKMCALGPTHEEIITALARDEIKSYRQLPVNLYQIQDKFRDEIRPRFGLLRGKEFIMKDAYSFDADEEGLDVSYQKMTEAYINIFNRCGLETKMVRSDSGAIGGSVSHEFMVLTRTDSGENDVLFCDSCGYAANSNRAESKMLPAETDGKFTEAREVDTPNVKTIETLSQFLNIPPSVICKSLVYVADQRYVLALIRGDKTIEEIKLKNALNANELRIATEADVKELGEKFNLELETGFIGSKGLNVQIIGDNSIADLKNFVVGINKADVHLVGANWGKDIDLPKTLTDIRLAEAGEICPNCSGKLDITKGIEVGNIFKLGTKYSKKMKATFTDETGKENPFIMGCYGIGVSRTAAAAIERYHDENGIKWPMAIAPYHVIIVPVNINDTLQMETAEAFYKELTEKNIEVIIDDRSERAGVKFKDADLIGIPVRITVGKTITEGNVEIKIRSTGEMTIVPKDEAVNKVLELITTSI
- a CDS encoding OmpH family outer membrane protein encodes the protein MKKFIISLSVIGTMFCANLGASASQTIGFVDMTKILGNYTKAQEITNEIKDQQNEIQKMITEARTQVGEAKTDTERAELEKKLSEEIQQKNNVFKADYEKNVQALQNNIITTVKKVADHKKIDFIFKKDNIIMGGKDITEEVLSELNK
- a CDS encoding (Fe-S)-binding protein — translated: MSEKKTNFKSLNNYAEDVYKCTKCGLCQSVCPVYKATGLETSVSRGKFTLLNGIINGKLKFNKKVAKNLELCLGCKACYDFCPSGISAEEIISAARHESAKVNGIGFIKGFILANFKSNFRLGLLKMILDAYRFIFSFFEGFIPKNLAGIFKKPKLIINFLNLFNSQLKEHIKYNKLKPLKQPSSINIIYFPGCINNYVNSSVKNAVLMVLEKNGFKVNIPKNFTCCGIAARSAGDYKSFSELAENNLNQIPDNVDYIITDCASCGSVWEFYPDFVRQELVNKARLLTEKTININKFLAERELYIPENAEINKKITYHDPCHLKRFQKVFEEPRKILKKIQGIDFREMKDSDVCCGAAGTFCISQPEISKAISSEKAQNIINTKADIVCTSCAGCKIGLSQGLTEKNSTIPIYHPVELLAELYLIDEK